A section of the Subtercola frigoramans genome encodes:
- the rplE gene encoding 50S ribosomal protein L5 yields MTDTTTAAVAGKIQPRLKQKYKNEIIPQLTKDFSFTNIHQVPGLIKVVVNTGVGEAARDGKIIDGAVKDLTAITGQKPQVTKARKSIAQFKLREGQPIGAHVTLRGDRAWEFLDRLLSLALPRIRDFRGLSDRQFDGQGNYTFGLTEQSMFHEIDQDKIDRVRGFDITVVTTAKTDDEGRALLKALGFPFKSADNA; encoded by the coding sequence ATGACTGACACCACAACTGCAGCGGTTGCTGGCAAAATCCAGCCCCGCCTGAAGCAGAAGTACAAGAACGAGATCATTCCCCAGCTCACGAAGGACTTCAGCTTCACGAACATCCACCAGGTTCCGGGCCTCATCAAGGTCGTCGTGAACACCGGTGTCGGTGAGGCAGCCCGTGACGGCAAGATCATCGATGGCGCCGTCAAGGACTTGACCGCGATCACCGGTCAGAAGCCGCAGGTCACCAAGGCCCGCAAGTCGATCGCCCAGTTCAAGCTTCGTGAGGGCCAGCCCATCGGCGCCCACGTCACGCTTCGTGGCGACCGTGCCTGGGAGTTCCTCGACCGCCTGCTCTCGCTGGCGCTTCCCCGAATCCGCGACTTCCGCGGGCTCTCCGACCGTCAGTTCGACGGCCAGGGCAACTACACCTTCGGCCTCACGGAGCAGTCCATGTTCCACGAGATCGACCAGGACAAGATCGACCGCGTTCGCGGTTTCGACATCACTGTCGTCACCACGGCCAAGACCGACGACGAAGGTCGCGCGCTGCTCAAGGCGCTCGGCTTCCCGTTCAAGTCTGCCGACAACGCCTAA
- the rplO gene encoding 50S ribosomal protein L15 — translation MAEEKNDAAEATATPVKKAPAKAAAAKAPAKAASAAKTESTDAAPKAASSKTAAAKAEKSAVVEAKPAKAKAEPAEARDQVLKVHHLRPAAGSKKARTRVGRGEGSKGKTAGRGTKGTKARYNVRLGFEGGQMPQHMRTPKLRGFKNPFKVYYQVVNLDRLAELYPTGGDVTIADLVLKGAVRGNEKVKVLGDGDIAVKLNVTVDKVSGSAEQKIVAAGGSVK, via the coding sequence ATGGCTGAAGAGAAGAATGACGCTGCAGAAGCAACTGCAACGCCGGTAAAAAAGGCACCAGCAAAGGCTGCTGCAGCAAAGGCACCCGCGAAGGCCGCTTCGGCAGCAAAGACGGAGTCGACTGACGCTGCGCCGAAGGCTGCTTCGAGCAAGACGGCTGCCGCGAAGGCAGAGAAGTCGGCTGTCGTCGAAGCCAAGCCCGCAAAGGCGAAGGCAGAGCCTGCTGAAGCCCGCGACCAGGTTCTGAAGGTGCATCACCTTCGCCCGGCCGCCGGGTCGAAGAAGGCACGCACGCGTGTCGGCCGCGGTGAAGGTTCCAAGGGTAAGACCGCGGGCCGTGGTACCAAGGGCACGAAGGCGCGCTACAACGTGCGTCTCGGCTTCGAGGGTGGCCAGATGCCGCAGCACATGCGTACGCCGAAGCTGCGTGGGTTCAAGAACCCGTTCAAGGTGTACTACCAGGTCGTCAACCTCGACCGTCTTGCAGAGCTGTACCCGACCGGGGGAGACGTCACGATCGCTGACCTCGTCCTCAAGGGTGCTGTGCGGGGCAACGAGAAGGTCAAAGTTCTCGGCGACGGCGACATCGCCGTCAAACTGAACGTCACCGTCGACAAGGTCTCCGGCTCAGCTGAGCAGAAGATCGTTGCGGCCGGCGGTTCGGTCAAGTAA
- the rplR gene encoding 50S ribosomal protein L18, whose protein sequence is MATGTRGKSKAAARGRRHDRLRKKIEGTEARPRLVVTRSARHVFVQVVDDSKGFTLASASTLEADMRTFDGDKSAKAHKVGELVAERAKAAGIEAVVFDRGGNRYAGRVAAVADGAREGGLDL, encoded by the coding sequence ATGGCTACTGGAACCAGAGGCAAGAGCAAGGCTGCAGCACGCGGCCGTCGCCACGACCGTCTTCGAAAGAAGATCGAGGGCACCGAAGCGCGTCCGCGTCTCGTTGTCACCCGCTCCGCCCGTCACGTGTTCGTCCAGGTCGTCGACGACAGCAAGGGATTCACCCTGGCATCGGCATCGACGCTCGAAGCGGACATGCGCACGTTCGACGGTGACAAGTCTGCAAAGGCCCACAAAGTCGGCGAGCTCGTCGCAGAGCGGGCCAAGGCTGCCGGCATCGAAGCAGTTGTATTTGACCGCGGTGGCAACCGCTACGCCGGGCGCGTGGCAGCAGTCGCCGACGGCGCTCGAGAGGGTGGATTGGACCTGTGA
- the rpmD gene encoding 50S ribosomal protein L30, translated as MATSLKITQIKSKISEKQDQRDTLRSLGLHRIGQFVVREDNSQNRGYVRHVAHLVKVEEID; from the coding sequence ATGGCTACGAGCCTCAAGATCACGCAGATCAAATCCAAGATCAGCGAAAAGCAAGACCAGCGCGACACCCTGCGTAGCCTTGGCCTCCACCGCATCGGCCAGTTCGTTGTGCGTGAAGACAACTCGCAGAACCGCGGCTACGTTCGCCACGTCGCTCACCTGGTGAAAGTCGAGGAGATTGACTAA
- the rplN gene encoding 50S ribosomal protein L14: MLQQESRVKVADNTGAKELLTIRVLGGSGRRYAGLGDIIVATVKDAIPGGNVKKGDVVKAVIVRTKKETRRVDGSYIKFDENAAVILKADGDPRGTRIFGPVGRELRDKKFMKIISLAPEVI; this comes from the coding sequence ATGCTTCAGCAGGAATCACGAGTCAAGGTTGCCGACAACACCGGTGCCAAGGAACTCCTGACGATTCGCGTTCTCGGTGGCTCAGGCCGCCGTTACGCGGGCCTCGGTGACATCATCGTCGCAACCGTCAAGGATGCCATCCCGGGCGGCAACGTCAAGAAGGGTGACGTCGTCAAGGCTGTCATCGTTCGCACCAAGAAGGAGACCCGTCGTGTAGACGGCTCGTACATCAAGTTCGATGAGAACGCCGCAGTGATCCTGAAGGCTGACGGTGACCCCCGTGGTACCCGCATCTTCGGGCCGGTCGGCCGCGAGCTTCGCGACAAGAAGTTCATGAAGATCATCTCGCTGGCACCGGAGGTTATTTAG
- the rplX gene encoding 50S ribosomal protein L24: protein MANIKKGDLVQVITGATQARGGDRGKQGRVIEVQVEKNRVIVEGINFVKKHVRVGQTQRGTKTGGIETVEAPIHVSNVALIDPETKKPTRVGFRVEQVTKDGVTKNVRVRYAKKSGKDL, encoded by the coding sequence ATGGCGAACATCAAGAAGGGTGACCTCGTGCAGGTCATCACCGGCGCAACCCAGGCCCGCGGCGGAGACCGCGGCAAGCAGGGTCGTGTCATCGAGGTCCAGGTCGAGAAGAACCGTGTCATCGTCGAAGGCATCAACTTCGTCAAGAAGCACGTTCGTGTCGGCCAGACCCAGCGCGGCACCAAGACCGGTGGCATCGAGACTGTCGAGGCCCCGATCCACGTGTCGAACGTCGCACTCATCGACCCCGAGACCAAGAAGCCCACTCGCGTCGGCTTCCGCGTCGAGCAGGTCACCAAAGACGGCGTCACCAAGAACGTTCGCGTTCGCTACGCCAAGAAGTCAGGTAAGGACCTGTAA
- the map gene encoding type I methionyl aminopeptidase, whose translation MAFRTSIYKTPDELRLMVAPGLATLASLDAVREAIRPGVTTLELDSVADAAIRGLGGRSNFQMVPGYRHTICASVNENVVHGIPDDRPLAPGDIVSIDSGADVGGWSGDSAMTIVVPGARPEVSAPRQHLSDVTEASLWHGIARLATAKHLNEVGAAIEEYIDSEGEFGILTDYIGHGIGRSMHEDPPVYNYRVRAKGPSVRPGLVVAIEPMVTSGGIDTLTLDDDWTVATADGSMSAHWEHSVAVHAGGIWVLTAADGGASKLAPLGVRPVPIS comes from the coding sequence ATGGCTTTTCGCACCTCGATCTACAAGACTCCCGACGAGCTCCGACTGATGGTCGCGCCGGGCCTCGCGACCCTCGCCTCACTCGACGCAGTGCGAGAGGCCATCAGGCCCGGTGTCACCACGCTCGAGCTCGATTCGGTCGCCGATGCTGCCATCCGTGGCCTCGGTGGGCGGTCCAACTTCCAGATGGTGCCCGGTTACCGGCACACCATCTGTGCGTCGGTCAATGAGAACGTCGTGCACGGCATACCGGATGACCGGCCCCTCGCGCCCGGAGACATCGTGTCGATCGACTCGGGTGCCGATGTGGGCGGCTGGAGCGGCGACTCAGCGATGACCATCGTCGTGCCGGGCGCACGTCCCGAGGTGTCGGCGCCCCGTCAACACCTCAGCGACGTCACTGAAGCATCGCTCTGGCACGGCATCGCCCGGCTTGCTACAGCGAAGCATCTCAACGAGGTCGGTGCAGCCATCGAGGAGTACATCGACTCCGAGGGCGAGTTCGGCATTCTGACCGACTACATCGGCCACGGAATCGGGCGGAGCATGCACGAGGACCCACCGGTGTACAACTACCGGGTCCGCGCAAAGGGCCCCTCTGTGAGGCCCGGCCTCGTGGTGGCCATCGAGCCGATGGTGACCTCAGGGGGCATCGACACGCTGACACTCGACGACGACTGGACTGTCGCCACCGCAGACGGCAGCATGTCCGCACACTGGGAGCATTCCGTCGCCGTGCACGCCGGCGGGATCTGGGTGCTGACCGCAGCGGACGGGGGCGCGTCGAAGCTGGCGCCCCTGGGCGTCCGCCCGGTGCCGATTTCCTGA
- a CDS encoding adenylate kinase, translated as MTRMLLIGPPGAGKGTQAVRLSAAYGVPAISTGDIFRANVEQGTELGLQAKQFMDAGKYVPDSLTNDLVRSRLNDHDVSEGFLLDGYPRTSAQVDELDEILAQSGHALDVVVLIVAEKDEIVTRLSKRAIDQGRSDDTEDVIRHRFEVYEEQTAPLISIYTSRGLVVEVDGLGAVDDVTARIVTALTARGLAQPVA; from the coding sequence ATGACACGAATGCTCCTGATCGGCCCTCCCGGCGCAGGCAAAGGCACGCAGGCCGTTCGTCTGTCTGCGGCCTACGGAGTCCCGGCGATCTCGACCGGCGACATCTTCCGGGCGAACGTCGAACAGGGCACCGAGCTCGGCCTCCAGGCCAAGCAGTTCATGGATGCGGGCAAGTACGTACCCGACAGCCTCACCAATGACCTCGTGAGAAGTCGTCTGAACGATCACGACGTATCAGAGGGGTTCCTGCTCGACGGCTACCCCCGTACCAGCGCGCAGGTCGACGAGCTCGACGAAATACTGGCCCAGAGCGGTCATGCGCTCGACGTCGTGGTGCTGATCGTCGCCGAGAAGGACGAGATCGTCACCCGGCTGTCGAAACGTGCCATCGACCAGGGGCGCAGCGACGACACCGAAGACGTCATCCGTCATCGCTTCGAGGTCTACGAAGAGCAGACAGCGCCGCTGATCTCGATCTACACCTCCCGCGGTCTGGTGGTCGAGGTCGATGGCCTCGGCGCCGTCGACGATGTCACGGCTCGCATCGTGACCGCCCTCACTGCGCGGGGTCTTGCCCAGCCCGTGGCCTGA
- the rpsE gene encoding 30S ribosomal protein S5 — MAEATTAEPTTAAATTTEAPAAQNEPREARRGGRERNPNKDRGARDSEKSQFLERVVTINRVSKVVKGGRRFSFTALVVVGDGNGLVGVGYGKAREVPTAISKGVEEAKKNFFRVPRVGNTIPHPVQGEAAAGVVLLRPAAAGTGVIAGGPVRAVLECAGIHDVLSKSLGSSNTINIVHATVEALKQLEEPRAVAARRGLTLEQVVPARLLRAQAEADSAAALAKAGA; from the coding sequence GTGGCAGAAGCTACGACCGCTGAGCCGACTACGGCTGCGGCAACGACAACCGAAGCGCCGGCGGCGCAGAACGAGCCTCGTGAGGCTCGTCGTGGCGGTCGCGAACGCAACCCGAACAAGGACCGCGGGGCACGCGACTCTGAGAAGAGCCAGTTCCTCGAGCGCGTCGTCACGATCAACCGCGTCTCCAAGGTGGTGAAGGGTGGTCGTCGCTTCAGCTTCACCGCTCTCGTCGTCGTCGGTGACGGTAACGGTCTCGTGGGCGTCGGCTACGGCAAGGCCCGCGAGGTGCCGACCGCGATCTCGAAGGGCGTCGAGGAAGCCAAGAAGAACTTCTTCCGCGTTCCCCGCGTGGGCAACACCATTCCGCACCCCGTCCAGGGTGAAGCGGCTGCTGGTGTCGTCCTGCTCCGTCCGGCCGCTGCAGGTACCGGTGTTATCGCCGGTGGACCCGTGCGCGCCGTACTCGAGTGTGCGGGCATCCACGACGTCCTGAGCAAGTCGCTCGGGTCGTCGAACACCATCAACATCGTTCACGCGACCGTCGAGGCTCTCAAGCAGCTCGAGGAGCCGCGCGCTGTTGCCGCTCGCCGTGGCCTGACGCTCGAGCAGGTCGTGCCCGCACGTCTGCTCCGCGCCCAGGCTGAGGCCGATTCGGCTGCAGCTCTCGCAAAGGCAGGTGCCTGA
- a CDS encoding HPr family phosphocarrier protein: protein MTERTALIASAHGLHARPASLFTQAVAKSGVKVTISKPESKTVNAASILGVISLGIESGDTVTLSTEGDESASVLDDLVALLERDLDAE, encoded by the coding sequence ATGACGGAACGAACTGCACTCATCGCCTCGGCGCACGGACTGCACGCCAGGCCGGCGTCGCTCTTCACCCAGGCCGTCGCAAAGTCGGGCGTGAAGGTCACGATTTCGAAACCCGAAAGCAAGACGGTCAATGCCGCCAGTATTCTCGGCGTCATCTCGCTCGGAATCGAGAGCGGTGACACTGTGACGTTGAGCACAGAGGGCGACGAGTCCGCCAGCGTTCTCGACGACCTCGTCGCACTGCTCGAGAGGGACCTCGATGCTGAGTGA
- the rplF gene encoding 50S ribosomal protein L6, with protein MSRIGRLPIEIPAGVEVTIDGQAVTVKGPKGELALTVKAPIEAKVEDGQVLVTRPDDERESRSLHGLTRTLIANQIIGVTQGYTKGLEVVGTGYRVAAKGANVEFALGYSHSITVEPPAGISFTVEGVNKLTVSGIDKQAVGEVAANIRKLRKPEPYKGKGVRYAGEVVRRKAGKSGK; from the coding sequence ATGTCACGAATTGGAAGACTGCCAATCGAGATCCCTGCAGGGGTCGAGGTCACCATTGACGGCCAGGCCGTCACCGTGAAGGGCCCGAAGGGTGAGCTCGCGCTCACCGTCAAGGCGCCGATCGAGGCGAAGGTCGAAGACGGCCAGGTCCTCGTGACCCGTCCGGATGACGAGCGTGAATCACGCTCGCTCCACGGGCTCACCCGCACACTCATCGCGAACCAGATCATCGGCGTCACCCAGGGTTACACCAAGGGTCTCGAAGTCGTCGGTACCGGTTACCGCGTTGCTGCCAAGGGCGCGAACGTCGAGTTCGCTCTCGGTTACTCCCACTCCATCACCGTCGAGCCGCCCGCGGGCATCAGCTTCACGGTAGAGGGTGTCAACAAGCTCACTGTCAGTGGTATTGACAAGCAGGCGGTTGGCGAAGTAGCCGCAAACATTCGTAAGTTGCGCAAGCCAGAGCCTTACAAGGGCAAGGGTGTGCGCTACGCCGGCGAAGTTGTTCGTCGCAAGGCCGGAAAGAGCGGTAAGTAA
- the secY gene encoding preprotein translocase subunit SecY: protein MFRAVGRIFRTPDLRRKILFTLGIVALFRLGSFIPAPFVDFGNVQACLSANQNTSGLYELVNLFSGGALLQLSIFALGIMPYITASIIVQLLRVVIPHFETLYKEGQAGQSKLTQYTRYLTIALGVLQSTTLITVARSGALFGTSTTTQCTQLITNDAWYAILLMVITMTAGTGLIMWMGELVTERGIGNGMSLLIFTSIAARFPNSLGAIAQQQGIEILVFVIAIGLIIMAAVVFVEQSQRRIPVQYAKRMVGRRTYGGNNTYIPIKVNMAGVVPVIFASSLLYLPALIAQFNQPAAGQEPAAWVTWVTNYLTKGDHPLYMLLYFLLIVGFTYFYVAITFNPEEVADNMKKYGGFIPGIRAGRPTAEYLDYVLTRITLPGSFYLGIIALVPLIAYSLVGANQNFPFGGASILIIVGVGLETVKQIDSQLQQRHYEGLLR, encoded by the coding sequence TTGTTTAGAGCCGTCGGCAGGATCTTCCGTACTCCGGATCTCCGCCGGAAAATTCTGTTCACGCTCGGCATTGTCGCGCTGTTCAGGCTGGGATCCTTCATCCCCGCCCCCTTCGTCGACTTCGGCAACGTGCAGGCCTGCCTGTCTGCCAACCAGAACACCTCGGGCCTGTACGAGCTGGTCAACCTCTTCAGTGGTGGTGCCCTGCTCCAGCTCTCGATCTTCGCGCTCGGCATCATGCCGTACATCACCGCATCGATCATCGTCCAGCTTCTCCGAGTGGTCATTCCCCACTTCGAGACCCTCTACAAGGAAGGCCAGGCCGGCCAGAGCAAGCTGACCCAGTACACGCGCTACCTCACCATCGCGCTCGGTGTTCTGCAGTCGACAACGCTGATCACGGTTGCGCGAAGTGGCGCCCTGTTCGGCACAAGCACGACCACCCAGTGCACGCAGCTGATCACCAACGACGCCTGGTACGCGATCCTGCTCATGGTCATCACCATGACCGCTGGCACCGGCCTCATCATGTGGATGGGCGAGCTCGTCACCGAGCGCGGCATCGGCAACGGCATGTCGCTACTGATCTTCACGTCGATCGCGGCCCGCTTCCCGAACTCGCTCGGTGCCATCGCGCAGCAGCAGGGCATCGAGATCCTGGTCTTCGTTATTGCCATCGGGTTGATCATCATGGCCGCTGTCGTGTTCGTCGAACAATCGCAGAGACGAATCCCCGTGCAGTACGCCAAGCGGATGGTCGGCAGACGGACCTACGGTGGCAACAACACCTACATACCCATCAAGGTCAACATGGCCGGGGTTGTGCCCGTCATCTTCGCGTCATCACTGCTCTACCTGCCGGCCCTGATTGCACAGTTCAACCAGCCCGCGGCCGGCCAGGAACCAGCCGCCTGGGTGACGTGGGTCACGAACTACCTCACAAAGGGCGATCATCCGCTCTACATGCTGCTGTACTTCCTGCTCATCGTCGGCTTCACGTACTTCTATGTGGCGATCACCTTCAACCCTGAGGAGGTGGCCGACAACATGAAGAAGTACGGCGGCTTCATCCCGGGTATCCGTGCGGGTCGTCCGACCGCTGAGTATCTCGACTATGTGCTGACGAGGATCACCCTCCCCGGTTCGTTCTATCTCGGCATCATCGCGTTGGTTCCCCTCATCGCGTATTCGCTCGTCGGAGCAAACCAGAACTTCCCGTTCGGTGGTGCGTCTATCCTGATCATCGTCGGTGTCGGCCTCGAGACGGTCAAGCAGATCGATTCGCAACTCCAGCAGCGTCACTATGAAGGGCTCCTGCGATGA
- a CDS encoding BglG family transcription antiterminator — MADKRQRLLEYLAESSGWITSAQLADRLGVTTRSVRSYVTAAKSAAEPLDIIASSAEGYRLNREAYAGYLSTRTRASEPETPGDRLYHVVRRLLDAPDGLDLYELAARLFVSDSTLEADLRKIRPLLAGSNLSLGRQGSLLQITGSEEDRRALISKMFREESARGFLEIERIQNEFASENLADFKTELLELLDSGGYFINEYGLDSVMLHVAIAVDRISKDQFLESASAPVSGQSDVAAGILTLVDRHFGVSLPNADLDHIVLLLTTRVITPGHDLPAPVQTDELGLTDDVEFIRLVAKQASAQYLIDLDDDEFAVRLALHVRNLVARARVSSFSRNPMTRSIKTSYPMTYELAVYIASEIQQRESITINDDEIAYIALHVGSHLERQARREEMVTCTLVFPNYHDIHLMMLRRLEHALGDQVRVDKIITRTDVDRSEISTDLVITTVPALALTENVVLVQPFLTDADVESIRKAASRIRRGQRRRQLKDELLLYFSEDLFVRNLRATSEADMIRQLGERMLGAGIIDNDYIDAAITREQMSSTAFTDSVAVPHSMLMTATRTAIAIALNDTPMAWGENRVSVVALIAFSSNGRNSFQTIFDQFVEVFSDHDDVQQLVRASPNFTSFIEQLVHLMDA, encoded by the coding sequence ATGGCTGACAAACGCCAGCGATTACTGGAGTACCTGGCCGAATCCTCCGGCTGGATCACCTCAGCGCAGCTGGCGGATCGCCTGGGTGTCACGACACGCAGCGTCCGGAGCTACGTGACGGCCGCAAAATCTGCAGCCGAGCCGCTCGACATCATCGCGTCCTCCGCTGAGGGCTACCGGCTGAACCGCGAGGCCTACGCTGGGTACCTCTCGACACGCACCAGGGCAAGCGAACCGGAGACGCCAGGAGACCGGCTGTACCATGTCGTCCGCCGGCTGCTCGATGCTCCCGACGGCCTCGACCTGTACGAGCTGGCCGCACGTCTCTTCGTGAGCGATTCGACGCTCGAGGCCGATCTCCGCAAGATCCGCCCTCTCCTCGCTGGGTCGAACCTGTCGCTGGGCCGCCAGGGCAGCCTGCTTCAGATCACAGGGTCTGAAGAGGATCGACGCGCGCTCATCAGCAAGATGTTCCGTGAGGAGAGCGCCCGCGGTTTTCTCGAGATCGAACGGATCCAGAACGAATTCGCCTCGGAAAACCTGGCAGACTTCAAGACCGAGCTGCTCGAACTCCTCGACTCCGGCGGGTACTTCATCAATGAATACGGACTCGACAGCGTGATGCTGCACGTAGCCATCGCGGTGGACCGCATCTCAAAAGACCAGTTCCTCGAGTCAGCCAGTGCACCGGTGTCTGGCCAGTCCGACGTGGCCGCGGGCATCCTGACGCTCGTCGACCGGCACTTCGGAGTCTCGTTGCCGAACGCCGACCTCGATCACATCGTGCTCCTGCTCACGACCCGAGTGATCACGCCGGGGCACGACCTGCCCGCACCGGTGCAGACCGACGAACTCGGCCTCACCGACGACGTCGAGTTCATCAGACTTGTTGCGAAGCAGGCCAGCGCCCAATACCTGATCGATCTCGACGACGACGAGTTCGCGGTACGGCTGGCCCTGCACGTGCGCAACCTGGTCGCCAGAGCCAGGGTCAGTTCGTTCTCGCGAAATCCGATGACTCGTTCGATCAAGACCTCCTACCCGATGACCTATGAACTCGCCGTCTACATCGCGAGCGAGATCCAGCAGCGCGAGAGCATCACGATCAACGACGACGAGATCGCCTATATCGCCCTGCACGTCGGTTCGCACCTCGAACGGCAGGCCCGGCGCGAAGAAATGGTCACCTGCACTCTGGTGTTCCCGAACTACCACGACATCCACCTGATGATGCTGCGCCGGCTCGAGCACGCGCTCGGCGACCAGGTGCGCGTCGACAAGATCATCACACGAACCGATGTCGACCGCAGCGAGATCTCCACCGACCTGGTGATCACAACGGTGCCCGCGCTCGCACTGACCGAGAACGTCGTGCTCGTGCAACCGTTTCTCACCGACGCCGACGTCGAGAGCATCCGCAAGGCAGCAAGCCGGATAAGGCGTGGCCAGCGACGCCGGCAGCTCAAAGACGAATTGCTCCTGTACTTCAGCGAAGATCTGTTCGTTCGCAATCTGCGGGCAACATCAGAGGCAGACATGATCCGCCAGCTGGGCGAACGGATGCTCGGGGCAGGCATCATCGACAACGACTACATCGACGCGGCCATCACCCGCGAGCAGATGTCATCGACGGCCTTCACCGACTCGGTTGCCGTGCCGCATTCGATGCTGATGACCGCGACCAGGACCGCAATCGCGATCGCCCTCAATGACACTCCGATGGCCTGGGGCGAGAACCGGGTCAGCGTGGTTGCGCTGATCGCGTTCAGCAGCAACGGCCGCAATTCCTTCCAGACGATCTTCGACCAGTTCGTCGAAGTCTTCTCTGACCATGACGACGTGCAGCAGCTGGTGCGAGCGTCTCCGAACTTCACGTCGTTCATCGAACAGCTCGTGCACCTGATGGACGCGTAG
- the rpsH gene encoding 30S ribosomal protein S8 produces the protein MTMTDPVADMLTRLRNANSAFHDTVSMPHSKLKSHIADILKAEGYISAWDVKDAEVGKTLTLSLKFGPNRERSIAGIKRVSKPGLRVYAKSTEIPTVLGGLGVAILSTSSGLLTDRQASKKGVGGEVLAYVW, from the coding sequence ATGACAATGACAGATCCGGTCGCAGACATGCTGACCAGACTGCGCAATGCTAACTCGGCATTCCACGACACCGTGTCGATGCCGCACAGCAAGCTCAAGTCGCACATCGCCGACATCCTGAAGGCTGAGGGTTACATCTCAGCGTGGGACGTCAAAGACGCAGAGGTCGGAAAGACCCTGACGCTCTCCCTCAAATTTGGCCCCAACCGTGAGCGCTCCATCGCTGGAATCAAGCGCGTCTCGAAGCCGGGTCTGCGTGTCTACGCAAAGTCGACGGAGATCCCCACCGTTCTCGGTGGCCTCGGAGTCGCAATCCTCTCGACATCGTCTGGTCTCCTGACCGACCGTCAGGCCTCAAAGAAGGGCGTAGGTGGGGAAGTCCTCGCTTACGTTTGGTGA
- a CDS encoding PTS sugar transporter subunit IIB translates to MKRILVVCGAGASSTFLVHRMRKVAAMRGLELIITATSQSEMAQAIADCDALLVGPHLAPEFAVLAASARSEGVPSALLPSTVFSAGGDDEALTLALTLFDHPQTESVLS, encoded by the coding sequence GTGAAGAGGATCCTTGTCGTCTGCGGCGCAGGCGCATCGAGCACATTCCTGGTCCACCGCATGCGCAAGGTGGCAGCGATGAGAGGTCTCGAACTCATCATCACGGCCACCAGCCAGAGCGAGATGGCCCAGGCCATTGCAGACTGCGATGCCCTGCTCGTCGGCCCGCACCTGGCACCGGAGTTCGCAGTGCTGGCGGCGTCAGCGCGGTCAGAAGGTGTGCCGAGTGCGCTGCTGCCCTCAACGGTCTTTTCGGCCGGGGGAGATGACGAAGCCCTCACCCTCGCCCTCACTCTCTTCGATCACCCACAGACAGAAAGCGTGCTCTCATGA